The following is a genomic window from Mus pahari chromosome 1, PAHARI_EIJ_v1.1, whole genome shotgun sequence.
TTCATCTCCATGTTGAAGAATGAGTACCCtgtagttaaaaaacaaacaaacaaactccaccACTGAATAGTAATGAGACTGGAAAATCTAACTGCATCAAACCTATAGCCAGCAAGCCCCCACTCCTCATCTCATTAAGTGGACACAACATCTCTACTTCCCAGTGTCAGAGAGGATCATTCAGAATGCTCATTGTTTTTCAAGCAGGAGGAAGCTTATCACCACCTTCCTCAAAGCATCCTTGAGATCTTTGTTCCTCATGCTGTAGATCAAAGGATTCAGCACAGGAGTGATGAAGGTGTAAACCACAGATACTACCTGGCCCCTCTCAGGAGAGTAGCTGGAGCTGGGACACAAGTAGATGAGGCTTCCGCATCCATACTGCAGGAGGACAACGGTCAGGTGGGAAGAACAGGTAGAGAAGGCTTTGTGCCTCCCCTCAGCTGAGCGAATCTTCAGGATGGCATCCACAATGAAGACATAGGAGAGAGTgatgaggaggaaagggatggTGAGGACAATGACACTGACCACAAACAGAGTGGCCTCATGGACATGGATGTCTGCACATGCCAGTCTCATGACAGGGAGGACATCACAGTAGAACAAGCTGATTTCCTTACTGCTACAGAAAGGCAGTTGGAAGATGAGAACAGTCAACTGCATGGCCAAGATGAAACCCAGCAACAGGGACCCCAGGGCCAGCTGGACACACAAGTGCCAGCTCATGATGAGGGTGTAGCGCAGAGGGTGACAGATGGCCACAAACCGGTCATAGGCCATGACAGCCAGCAGAATACAGTCAGCGCTGcccaggaagatgaagaagaacaTCTGGGCACCGCAGCCTGCCAGGGAGACCACAGTCCTCTCTGTGGACAGGATGCTGGCCAGAGTCAGGGGGGCTATGGTAGAAGAATAGAAGATCTCCAGGCTAGCCAGGTTGGCCAGGAAGAAGTACATAGGGGTGTGGAGACACCGATTGATCCAGATGGTGAGGACGATGGACATGTTTCCTCCAATGCTGACCAGGTACATCATGAGGAAAAGCACAAAGATCAGCATCTGCACCTCGGGGAGTTTGGAGAAGGGGCGGAAGTGGAAGAGGACCATCCCAGTCTGATTTCCTTCCTCCATGTACTTAATGCGTTGGGTCTGCCATTTAATGCATTGGCACAGGTGACGCCCCTGAGGATAGACAGATGTTAGGACCTGATGCTCTTGTTGGATGATGTGCTAAACGCCTACCCTCAACCACTCTTGTCAGCTCAAATCCAACTGTTTTTACACCCAGCCTACAGTCAGCAGCTTACTTCTGTGACTGTTCTAATCAAAGAATAACAGTTAACTACTGATTTTGTTGGAATAAAACACTGACTACATTCTCATTTTTTAACTGTACTTCTATCCATCATGTCATTTTTCCCAAAAATCTAGTTAATTATACAATAACTGTCCATTATCCTCTACAGAGTCCTAGTGACTCCTGcttttcattctgtctctgtgaatTCGTCTGTTCAAGGCACCccaaaaaaacatgaaattattcAGTTTATTAAACATAATCTTTCAAGTGATATCCATatcaaaatacagtttttaaaaagtttgaacTGAAGTACCTTTTATGGGTGGTGCTCCCTGAAGTTACAggcttttaaatgaaaatcacagTGGCAGCTGAGGGATACCTTCCTATGAGTTGTTGGTTAAGGAGGCCCCAGTGGTTCTCCAAACAGTACAGGCTCTTAGTTGCCTACCAGAAAGAGATATTAgtaagaccttattgctgaagacacaccACATATTTTGGTtgcaagacacagagaaaccaagctggAATTTTATTGGaagcttcctccctgctggctagAGTTCACAACTCCAGAAAGGCAAAAGCCTGTGATTGAGATAGTCAAAGACTCTTTAAGCAGGGTATGGGGGCATAGGGATGATTTTTACTGGTGTTTCAATAAATGGGCACATAGTAAACCtgccttataaatatttatctctCTATCCATAGACAAGTTCTATTCTCAGTCTTGCTCAAAGAAATTCCTTTTGCAATGAACAGCTATACAGAGACTCATAGCTAGTCAAGGTGCTGAGGCTAAATGACTGTTGAGTGCTGAACAGACATCTATGTGACCACTTCCAAGATCCAAGGAACATTGCAGAAAAGGGGGTGTAAAGATCTGAAaagccagaggatggggaggagagctAGGAAATGTCTTCTGGATATAATGTAGCAGCTGCACCACAAACTTAGAACTGCTGTGACTGCTGACACAAGACAAAGCCATTTAACATTCCATCGTGAATGAGGAGGAAGTGTGAGGTGCACCCCTCCTTTAGAAGCTATAGGCAAGTTGCCAGGGGAGCTGGAGTCATTTTCATCAGTGGTACGTGCACCAGTGATTTGCCCATGCTACTGTCAATAGTCCCTAGCCATCATGTTCATAAAAGTAACCCTAGAGTTGGGCATGATtgtggatgcctttaatcccagcatttgggaggcagaagcaggctgatctttGAGATAAGGtgagtctgatctacagagcagattccaggacagccaagataaaacaaagtaaccctgtctaaaaacaaaacaaacaacaaaaaaaaggaagcctAATGAAACTcattgcataaaaataaaaagacagtgctggtgagatggctcagtgggtaagagcacctgacagttcttccaaaggtccggagttcaaatcccagcaaccacatggtggctcataaccatctgtaacaagatctgatgccctcttctggagtgtctgaagacagttacagtgtacttacatataataaataaataaatcttttaaaaaaataaaataaaaataaaaagacaaagaactgAAAGTAGGAGAAAACTTGGAAAGAAGGTCAGCAGAAGCAAGAGGGATATAAGAGATGGTAATAGAGATGAATATGATCACAACACACTAAATGCATACATGAACTTGTCCCAGGTTTTAGATTACATTACATGCATGACTAGACAACATtctattgtatatgtatatatgctacaTGGTTGCTTTTATACACTCATCAGCAATGCATAATTTCTCCCTTTTTCAGCCATTGAAAGTAATGTTAGAATAATTCAGCATACCAGTGCCTTTTCAAGTCAGTACTGAGATTTTAAGCCAAAGTATACCAGAAACCCTTCTACATTCTTCATCCAGGAAAAGAATAGCAGGACTCTACTCTTAGAAACATTAAGAGGATAAATCTGTCTGGGCCCTACTAAAATCTCCATGAACATTAGTAATGATCATTGAAAACTGTTGTTCTTCTAAGGGGCTGGAACAGTGATTCAGCTAtcaagagtactgactgctctcccagagaacctgTGGTGGGTAGCAATGTGGTAGctaatgtctgtaactccagtcccaagagatCAACACCCCTTGGGGGCCTTTATGGCCACAGTacaaatgtggtacacagacagacacacatgcagacaatacatacatacatacatacatacatacatacatacatacatacatacataatggaaaacaaaaataaataaaacctaaaaatatttttttctatctcttcaaGACTACCTTGATACCTCCAGATTTCCTCAAAAGTCTCCTTTGGGTTCCCTCCTGGTCCCATTCATTCAAGACGTCAGACACA
Proteins encoded in this region:
- the LOC110318102 gene encoding olfactory receptor 10V1-like; its protein translation is MEEGNQTGMVLFHFRPFSKLPEVQMLIFVLFLMMYLVSIGGNMSIVLTIWINRCLHTPMYFFLANLASLEIFYSSTIAPLTLASILSTERTVVSLAGCGAQMFFFIFLGSADCILLAVMAYDRFVAICHPLRYTLIMSWHLCVQLALGSLLLGFILAMQLTVLIFQLPFCSSKEISLFYCDVLPVMRLACADIHVHEATLFVVSVIVLTIPFLLITLSYVFIVDAILKIRSAEGRHKAFSTCSSHLTVVLLQYGCGSLIYLCPSSSYSPERGQVVSVVYTFITPVLNPLIYSMRNKDLKDALRKVVISFLLLEKQ